The following coding sequences are from one Rhodothermales bacterium window:
- a CDS encoding DedA family protein: MSDTLGDLVQWLEALPAVWVYVLILAVSYGENVVPPVPGDMLVVFGGYMAGLGLLDPVLVILLATVGGSAGFMTMYVIGARLGHAVLDPDRLKWLPKRRIHVVRKHLQHWGFRLVMANRFLSGLRSVISLTVGLAHMNPGKTAFWCTVSSLVWTTVIVAGGWYLGENWEQVGTYIQTYGWALTGVVVAFMAWQIARYRRER; encoded by the coding sequence ATGAGTGACACTCTTGGGGATCTGGTCCAGTGGCTCGAGGCCTTGCCGGCCGTCTGGGTGTATGTGCTCATCCTGGCCGTCTCTTACGGAGAAAACGTGGTGCCTCCCGTTCCGGGTGACATGCTCGTGGTTTTTGGCGGCTACATGGCCGGTCTGGGATTGCTCGATCCGGTGCTCGTTATCCTGCTGGCCACGGTGGGCGGCAGTGCCGGATTCATGACCATGTATGTCATCGGCGCGCGATTGGGACATGCGGTCCTCGATCCGGATCGGCTCAAGTGGCTGCCCAAAAGGCGGATCCATGTGGTCCGGAAGCATTTGCAACATTGGGGATTCCGCCTGGTCATGGCCAACCGGTTCCTGTCCGGACTCCGATCCGTCATTTCGTTGACCGTGGGGCTGGCCCACATGAATCCGGGCAAGACGGCGTTCTGGTGCACCGTCAGTTCCCTGGTCTGGACCACCGTCATCGTGGCGGGAGGCTGGTATCTCGGGGAGAACTGGGAGCAGGTCGGAACGTACATCCAGACGTACGGTTGGGCGCTGACGGGGGTCGTCGTGGCTTTCATGGCGTGGCAGATCGCCCGGTACAGGAGGGAGCGTTAG
- the ispF gene encoding 2-C-methyl-D-erythritol 2,4-cyclodiphosphate synthase, which translates to MRIGFGYDVHRLVEGRRLMLGGVHVPFDRGLDGHSDADVLLHAISDALLGAAALGDIGALFPDTDPEWKDADSMMLLAEVVRRVQASGWRVVNVDATVVAERPRLRPHVDAMRERIAGVLGVPVSCVSVKATTSERMGFVGTEQGMAAQAVCLLQVHE; encoded by the coding sequence GTGCGGATAGGCTTCGGATACGATGTGCATCGGTTGGTGGAGGGGCGCCGCCTCATGTTGGGCGGCGTGCATGTCCCGTTTGATCGCGGGCTCGACGGCCACTCCGATGCGGATGTCCTGCTCCATGCGATTTCCGATGCGCTCCTGGGTGCCGCGGCGCTCGGGGACATCGGCGCCCTCTTCCCGGATACCGATCCCGAGTGGAAGGATGCGGACAGCATGATGCTCCTGGCCGAGGTGGTGCGGCGCGTACAGGCGTCCGGGTGGCGTGTCGTGAATGTGGACGCCACCGTCGTGGCTGAGCGCCCTCGTCTGCGGCCCCATGTGGATGCCATGCGCGAACGAATTGCGGGTGTGCTCGGGGTGCCGGTGTCGTGTGTGTCCGTCAAGGCGACCACCAGCGAACGGATGGGTTTCGTGGGGACGGAACAGGGAATGGCGGCACAGGCGGTCTGCCTGCTGCAGGTCCATGAGTGA
- the ispD gene encoding 2-C-methyl-D-erythritol 4-phosphate cytidylyltransferase, with amino-acid sequence MEVAVIIPAAGQGTRLGGHRKQFRLLGSRSVLVQTILVFERHPLVDHIIVATPGEAVAPLNEELRNVGITKLRRVIPGGMSRQESVRAALFTVPESVDVVLIHDAVRPFVRMSAVAAVVEAVRQHGAASLAVPVSDTLRRVTEGQFGETIDRDGVYRVQTPQGFRREWVLKAHARAVDEGVEGTDDVGLVQWAGHPVHLVEGDADNVKITTPSDWDRARHFWPVWERVMNEEKTG; translated from the coding sequence ATGGAAGTCGCGGTCATCATTCCGGCAGCCGGGCAAGGCACGCGCCTGGGTGGGCACCGCAAACAGTTCCGCCTGTTGGGAAGTCGCAGCGTGCTCGTGCAGACCATCCTGGTGTTTGAACGGCATCCGCTGGTGGATCACATCATCGTGGCCACACCCGGGGAAGCGGTGGCCCCCCTCAACGAGGAGTTGCGGAATGTCGGCATCACCAAGCTGCGGCGGGTCATTCCCGGTGGCATGTCGCGCCAGGAATCCGTGCGTGCAGCCCTGTTCACGGTACCCGAGAGCGTCGACGTGGTCCTCATCCACGATGCCGTGCGACCGTTTGTCCGCATGTCTGCTGTCGCCGCGGTGGTGGAGGCCGTGCGTCAACACGGCGCTGCTTCCCTGGCCGTTCCCGTCTCCGATACGCTCCGTCGTGTCACGGAGGGGCAATTCGGCGAAACCATCGACCGGGACGGCGTGTATCGCGTGCAGACCCCACAGGGGTTCCGTCGGGAGTGGGTCCTGAAGGCCCACGCGCGGGCGGTGGACGAAGGGGTGGAAGGCACGGATGATGTGGGTCTCGTGCAGTGGGCGGGACATCCCGTCCATCTGGTCGAGGGCGATGCGGACAATGTGAAGATCACGACCCCGTCGGACTGGGATCGGGCCCGGCATTTCTGGCCGGTGTGGGAACGGGTGATGAATGAAGAAAAAACGGGTTGA
- the queA gene encoding tRNA preQ1(34) S-adenosylmethionine ribosyltransferase-isomerase QueA, whose translation MKLSDFKFEYPKNLIAKYPAEPRDSARLMVLNRKDKTIEHRKFTDIVDYYDKGDVMLVNNTKVFPARLFGNKEKTGARIEVFLLRELNPESRLWDVIVDPARKIRIGNKLYFENDLIAEVIDNTTSRGRTIRFVFEGTNEELYEKIDEIGETPIPPYLKRDVENQDRERYQTMFAEERGAVAAPTAGLHFTPSVHLALQNKGVDLLPVTLHVGLGTFRSVEVEDLTKHRMDSEFFHITPEVAERANLALASKTNSVTAVGTTVVRAIETSLSASYNLKANRGWTDKFIYPEYEFYITQRLLTNFHMPASTLLMLVSAFAGYEFVMEAYQEAIKEKYRLFSFGDAMLIL comes from the coding sequence ATGAAGCTCTCCGATTTCAAGTTCGAGTATCCCAAGAACTTGATTGCCAAGTACCCTGCGGAGCCGCGTGACAGTGCGCGTCTCATGGTCCTCAACCGGAAGGACAAGACCATTGAACACCGGAAGTTCACCGATATCGTCGATTATTACGACAAGGGCGATGTCATGCTGGTCAACAATACCAAGGTATTCCCGGCCCGCCTTTTCGGCAACAAGGAGAAAACCGGTGCGCGGATAGAGGTCTTCCTGCTGCGCGAGCTGAATCCGGAGAGCCGTCTCTGGGACGTGATCGTGGATCCGGCCCGCAAGATCCGGATCGGCAACAAGCTGTATTTCGAGAATGACCTCATTGCGGAAGTCATCGACAACACCACGTCGCGCGGTCGTACCATCCGGTTCGTGTTCGAGGGGACGAACGAGGAGTTGTACGAGAAGATCGACGAGATCGGGGAGACCCCGATTCCGCCGTACCTGAAGCGGGATGTCGAAAACCAGGATCGGGAGCGCTATCAGACCATGTTCGCCGAGGAGCGGGGTGCTGTCGCTGCACCCACGGCCGGTCTCCACTTCACGCCCAGTGTGCACCTGGCCCTCCAGAACAAAGGCGTGGACCTGCTGCCGGTCACCTTGCATGTCGGGCTCGGCACGTTCCGTTCGGTTGAAGTCGAGGACCTGACGAAGCATCGGATGGACTCCGAGTTCTTCCACATCACGCCGGAAGTGGCCGAGCGCGCCAACCTGGCGCTCGCATCCAAGACCAATTCGGTGACGGCCGTCGGAACGACCGTGGTCCGGGCCATCGAGACGTCGTTGTCCGCGTCCTACAACCTGAAGGCCAATCGGGGCTGGACCGACAAGTTCATCTACCCGGAATACGAATTCTATATCACCCAGCGCCTGCTGACGAATTTCCATATGCCGGCGAGCACGCTGCTCATGCTGGTCTCGGCGTTTGCCGGGTACGAGTTCGTCATGGAAGCCTATCAGGAAGCCATCAAGGAGAAGTACCGGTTGTTCTCCTTCGGCGACGCCATGCTCATCCTCTGA
- a CDS encoding TonB-dependent receptor — MRIRYTPGLHGLLHGVRTVAVWVATVVTVVLLSGLASRTAAAQFIQGTVSDGSGEGIPGANVVVDGTATGTAADVRGAFLLGPLPEGVTVLKVSAVGFHSARLTVRVRSDTVTVRVVLEEQVFESDEVVVVASRREQPSHRIPVSVATLSAEQLARRNVQVLDDALRGVSGVHVQGNQVTIRGSSGFAYNTGSRVLVMLDGMPLLAPDTDGIPLEALPMSEIERVEVLKGPGSALYGGGALGGVVNIVTRSLPDRPETRISAWSGVWEPVREPVWRDAWDGGGRPRPFAGASMSHARRTSDAFGYWISGSVRRDLGYLRDTARTSVHVYGKTLWQPSPSTKLDVLSGIMVRERDNFLFWASGRDVLRPGRISLPDADTSTPNGATDDFINQFTLLPSWTHFLGSRFYYEVRGRLYGALIRPIDSQGRYMPLADGSVGYRYGSEGQVHAFPDARTRLTAGVSFDALSNRNSFFVTTDGTESGSQPEGAVFIHAEREMPGGLEWVAGLRHDRYRIDRSRTEAQTSPKLAVAWTPDPRVSFRLAWGAGFRIPSFAERYTDNQEFFPIVRNLDLLPERSRSTEGGVRLRNAWARLDASVFSTTYDDLVEPRLVPALQAFQFINVSRAEIFGTEVTLEIRDPGPGAGAAWQVEAGYTWLDTEDAVSGEPLPFRARHLLHASGTLQPLRRLSLGAAYRYVSRPDRVDTDFARFVTDADLMVATHLLDVSVGWSGRAWRITLNTDNALAYAYVERPAYFGVPRHWSLRLDWTF, encoded by the coding sequence ATGAGGATCCGTTACACACCCGGCCTGCATGGCCTCCTTCATGGCGTTCGGACCGTCGCCGTGTGGGTCGCGACTGTCGTGACTGTGGTACTCCTGTCCGGCCTGGCATCACGCACGGCCGCCGCCCAGTTCATCCAGGGCACGGTGTCGGACGGTTCAGGCGAGGGCATTCCTGGAGCCAACGTGGTGGTGGACGGTACGGCGACCGGCACGGCCGCCGACGTCCGGGGCGCCTTCCTGCTGGGACCCTTGCCCGAGGGGGTGACCGTGCTCAAGGTCTCGGCCGTGGGTTTCCATTCCGCCCGGCTCACGGTCCGCGTGCGGTCCGACACGGTGACCGTACGCGTGGTCCTCGAAGAACAGGTCTTTGAATCGGACGAGGTCGTAGTGGTAGCATCCCGGCGCGAACAGCCCTCCCATCGCATTCCGGTAAGCGTGGCCACGCTTTCAGCCGAGCAGCTGGCGCGACGGAATGTCCAGGTGCTGGACGATGCACTCCGCGGCGTATCGGGCGTCCACGTGCAGGGCAACCAGGTGACCATCCGGGGGTCGAGCGGGTTTGCCTACAACACCGGCAGCCGCGTCCTGGTCATGCTCGACGGCATGCCCCTCCTGGCCCCCGACACGGACGGGATTCCACTGGAGGCCCTGCCCATGTCCGAGATCGAGCGCGTTGAGGTACTCAAAGGACCGGGCTCGGCGTTGTACGGAGGCGGGGCCCTGGGGGGCGTAGTGAACATTGTGACCCGAAGCCTCCCCGACCGACCTGAAACGCGCATTTCTGCCTGGTCGGGCGTCTGGGAGCCGGTCCGCGAGCCGGTGTGGCGCGACGCCTGGGACGGCGGTGGCCGGCCGCGTCCGTTCGCAGGTGCCTCCATGTCCCATGCACGGCGGACGTCCGACGCGTTCGGGTACTGGATTTCCGGCTCGGTCCGTCGTGACCTCGGGTATCTCCGGGACACGGCACGGACGTCTGTGCATGTCTACGGCAAGACGCTCTGGCAGCCTTCCCCGTCCACGAAGTTGGATGTCCTCTCGGGCATCATGGTACGCGAACGCGACAATTTCCTGTTCTGGGCATCGGGACGTGACGTGCTGCGCCCGGGCCGCATTTCCCTGCCTGACGCCGATACGTCCACGCCAAACGGAGCGACGGATGACTTTATCAACCAGTTCACGCTCCTGCCGTCCTGGACGCATTTCCTGGGCAGCCGCTTCTACTACGAGGTTCGCGGGCGGTTGTACGGAGCCCTCATCCGGCCCATCGACAGCCAGGGAAGGTACATGCCGTTGGCGGACGGATCGGTCGGGTACCGGTATGGCAGCGAAGGCCAGGTGCACGCGTTCCCGGATGCCCGGACCCGACTGACGGCCGGCGTGTCCTTCGACGCCCTCTCCAACCGGAACTCCTTCTTCGTGACCACCGACGGGACCGAATCGGGCTCCCAGCCCGAGGGCGCGGTGTTCATCCATGCGGAACGCGAAATGCCGGGCGGTCTCGAATGGGTGGCTGGACTGCGCCATGACCGCTACCGCATAGATCGCAGCCGGACCGAGGCGCAGACCTCGCCGAAACTGGCCGTGGCCTGGACGCCCGACCCGCGCGTATCGTTCCGTCTGGCGTGGGGCGCAGGATTCCGGATTCCATCCTTCGCCGAGCGATATACGGACAACCAGGAGTTCTTCCCGATCGTCCGGAATCTGGATCTGTTGCCGGAGCGCAGCCGCAGTACGGAAGGGGGGGTCCGGCTCAGGAACGCCTGGGCCCGCCTTGATGCCAGCGTGTTTTCCACCACCTACGATGACCTGGTGGAACCCCGCCTGGTCCCTGCACTGCAGGCGTTCCAGTTCATCAATGTGTCACGTGCCGAAATATTCGGCACCGAGGTGACGCTGGAAATCCGGGATCCGGGACCGGGTGCCGGCGCAGCATGGCAGGTGGAGGCCGGGTACACGTGGCTGGATACGGAAGATGCGGTGTCGGGCGAGCCCCTTCCCTTCCGGGCGCGCCATCTGTTGCATGCGTCGGGGACACTGCAGCCCCTGAGGCGACTCTCACTGGGTGCCGCCTACCGATACGTCAGCCGGCCGGACCGCGTGGATACCGACTTCGCCCGATTCGTCACGGATGCGGATCTGATGGTCGCGACGCATCTGCTGGACGTGAGTGTCGGGTGGTCAGGTCGCGCGTGGCGCATCACCCTGAATACGGACAACGCCCTGGCCTACGCCTACGTGGAGCGCCCCGCCTATTTCGGGGTGCCCCGACACTGGTCGTTGCGGTTGGACTGGACCTTTTGA
- a CDS encoding amidase, which yields MIDRRHFLEAAALAGAASTLFPGALYARHVRESGGGPGVASAEITLATIQEAEQLAGLSFTDAQREQILDRLKEARVQYDVLRETPLPNHVLPSLVFNPDIGGLRPQGMAARAPISWTPPPAAGRPDTEEDLAFAGVARLSALLKARLVTSVELTELCLARLRRFDPVLKCVVSLTADRALRQARAADAELDAGHWRGPLHGIPWGAKDLLSTRGYPTTWGAKPYEHQVLDEDADVVRLLDDAGAVLVAKLTLGALAMGDVWFGGTTKTPWNTERGSSGSSAGPGSAVAAGCVPFAIGSETLGSIVSPSNRNGVTGLRPTFGRISRTGAMTLSWTMDKLGPMCRSAEDCALVFGAIHGASPSDPTSITMPFEWPPERHIQDLRVGVVDVPDYRNTEADRSIHGLLRSHGVALRPVTLPDRATGPMLQMLRAEAAAAFDDLIRSGRADELVRQDDGAWPATFRAARFIPAVEYINASRARTLLMQDMRAVFRDVDVVVVPTFGANQLAITNLTGHPSITFPNTVAAPDGQVESLTIIGDLYRDQAVLAVAAFIQSNTSFHLERPALP from the coding sequence ATGATTGATCGCAGGCATTTCCTTGAAGCCGCGGCCCTCGCGGGGGCCGCCAGTACCCTCTTCCCGGGCGCGCTCTACGCGCGCCACGTCCGCGAGTCGGGGGGAGGACCGGGCGTGGCGAGCGCCGAAATCACCTTGGCCACCATCCAGGAAGCGGAGCAGTTGGCTGGCCTGTCTTTCACCGATGCCCAGCGGGAGCAGATCCTGGACAGACTGAAGGAAGCCCGGGTCCAGTATGATGTGCTCCGGGAAACGCCGTTGCCCAATCATGTGCTGCCCTCGTTGGTCTTCAACCCGGATATCGGTGGCCTCCGGCCGCAGGGAATGGCCGCCCGGGCACCCATTTCGTGGACACCACCCCCGGCAGCCGGGCGGCCCGACACCGAGGAAGACCTCGCGTTTGCCGGTGTGGCCCGGCTGTCTGCGTTGTTGAAAGCCCGGCTCGTGACAAGTGTGGAGCTCACGGAGCTCTGTCTGGCCCGGTTGCGCCGGTTCGACCCCGTGCTGAAGTGCGTCGTTTCACTGACCGCCGACCGGGCGCTCCGGCAGGCCCGCGCCGCCGATGCCGAACTGGATGCCGGCCACTGGAGAGGGCCGCTGCACGGTATCCCCTGGGGAGCCAAGGATCTGTTGTCCACGCGCGGGTATCCGACTACGTGGGGGGCGAAACCCTACGAACACCAAGTGCTGGACGAGGATGCCGACGTGGTGCGGTTGTTGGACGATGCCGGCGCCGTACTCGTGGCCAAGCTGACGCTCGGCGCGCTGGCGATGGGGGATGTCTGGTTCGGTGGAACGACGAAAACGCCCTGGAATACGGAACGGGGTTCCAGCGGCTCGTCGGCCGGGCCCGGTTCAGCGGTGGCCGCAGGTTGCGTTCCGTTCGCCATTGGCAGCGAGACGCTGGGGTCCATCGTGTCGCCCTCCAACCGGAACGGCGTGACCGGTCTGCGCCCGACGTTCGGACGCATAAGCAGGACGGGAGCCATGACCTTGTCCTGGACCATGGACAAACTGGGTCCCATGTGTCGGTCTGCCGAGGATTGCGCCCTGGTATTCGGTGCCATCCACGGAGCCTCGCCCAGCGATCCGACTTCCATTACCATGCCGTTTGAATGGCCACCCGAGCGGCACATCCAGGATCTGCGCGTGGGCGTGGTGGATGTGCCGGACTACCGGAACACCGAGGCCGATCGGAGCATCCACGGGTTGCTGCGCAGCCATGGCGTAGCACTGCGTCCGGTGACGCTTCCGGACCGGGCAACCGGTCCCATGCTGCAGATGCTCCGGGCCGAAGCAGCAGCAGCCTTCGATGATCTCATCCGGTCCGGACGGGCGGATGAACTGGTGCGTCAGGACGACGGAGCATGGCCGGCCACGTTCCGGGCTGCCCGGTTCATTCCGGCCGTGGAATACATCAATGCCTCCCGGGCGCGAACCCTCCTCATGCAGGACATGAGGGCGGTTTTCCGGGATGTAGACGTGGTCGTCGTACCCACATTCGGTGCGAATCAGCTGGCCATTACGAACCTGACGGGGCATCCATCCATCACGTTCCCGAACACCGTGGCGGCTCCCGACGGCCAGGTCGAGAGCCTGACCATCATCGGGGACCTGTACCGGGACCAAGCCGTGCTTGCTGTGGCTGCGTTCATCCAATCCAACACGTCGTTCCACCTCGAACGCCCGGCCTTGCCGTGA